taatttgtaCTAtttctatattctagtatttccatatttgtgtttctttttatctctcttgtaattccctatatataaagtgcttcttatgtttatgaataataacAGAAACAAGAATACACAGATtctattctctagtttcacaatATGCTATCATCACGATTACTCTAAGAACCCTAAGCTAAAAGTcctaaaactaaaccctaattccccGGCGATAAACCCTACCGACGATCACGAACCCCGATCCGATCGAGAACCTAAAACCCCATATCTAAGGTGTTCCCGATCCCAGCTCGAGACCTCAGTCCGTTCCAGCTCTCGACAGAGACCGACTCAGCTCGATAGCCAGCACGTTCGCGGCCCGATAGCTGCTCCCGTTCGCGACCCGTCTCAGCTTCAGTCTGTTAGCTATCAGACAGCAACCCGTTCGCGACTTGACAACGATCAGTACGCGGCTCTTATCCTGTTCGTGATCCATTCAACACAATTGAGGTTAAGTTAAAACTAAAACCTAATAACCAAACCCTAAGGCAATagatctaaaccctaaaacctgaATTTTGAATCTAATTGCTTGATCTAAATTGAAACCCTAATATCCTAAATCCTAGCCGCACATATGCACAATGCATACCATGCAAACCCTAAATCGAATTTGGTTGTTTGAGTGATTGAatgttttgaatttgaatttgatcacctagaaccgCTTGCTAGGATTGCTAATCTCATTcttgaatttggttgtttgaattaataaaaccGATTAAATGAATTTGGAATCGCATGCTAAGCCTTGATTGAATCCGATTATTTAGTTCTCATCCTGTTTTAGTTTTGATTAAAATCCGACCGGCTTGCTTATATTAAAACCCTTATTGCATTGATTGATTAATCTTGAATATTATCCGTTAAGATTGATAGCAAATTAAACTCTTGATGCATTGCTTGATTGTTTGATTGAGGTTTCATGTTTCCATGATCACTTAGAATCGTTTTGCTAAGATGTATGAATCAAATGCATTAAGATCATATAGAAACCGTTTGATAAGATTGTTCATCCCTTGTCTCGGCCGTGCGGCTTGCATCATATCCAAATGAACTGATCATCTCGTTTGGCCATGCGGCTTGTTTGAACATTATCCGTTTAGCTTGTCTTGATTTCATCATATAGAGAACATTGAACATTATAATCTTaagaataaaatttatgatttcagatgtcgaaaatcaacaacttggattttgcggccctaaatctctcaggagataattacttgcaatgggcacttgatgctaagatcatcctaaaatccaagggactcggtgaatgtatcaccgaggggaataatgcaagtgagaaagatagatacaGAGCTATATTGATTATACaccatcatcttattgagagtctcaaagatcagtatttgactattgagaatcctctagacctttggacatagtTGAAAACGAGATACGATCACCAGAGAACAATATTATTGCCAAAGGCtatgtatgattggaggaatctcagaatccaggacttcaagtccgtggatgagtatAACTCAGCCCCATTTAAGATAGTTTCGAAATTGAAACTGTGTGATGAGGATATAACGAATAatgatatgcttgagaaaacttttttcaccttccacacaagcaatgtgttgttacaacaatAGTACCGTGAGAAGAGCTTCACaacttatgctaatctgatctcttgtctcttgctcgctgagcagaacaatgagctgttgatgagaaacagtgaattgagacctcctggatcaaACCCATTATCTTAGGCACATGCGACCGTAGAGCCTAAGAAAGAGTCGAACCATGTCCAGAGTGATAGCCAACACGACCGTGGCCGTGGGAAGTGGCATGGACGTAGTCGAGGCCGGAATTCGTTTGGTCGAGGCCAAGGCAACTCATATGGCCGTGGCCAAAGAAACTCCTATGGAGGCCGTGGACATGGCCGAGGCTGTGGTACATCTTTCAAGTCACAAAGCTTGACCAAATATGTGTGTCAAAGATGTGGTATggacaatcattgggctaagacatgtaggactcccaaacatctcgttgATCTATACCAAGAGAGTttaaaagggaagaatcctgaagctcacatgacttatcaagatggtgaagatgatttcaatcataaacgagacgatcttatggattatgaaacttcagattgtctaaaagaatgaagttgaattcgacatctatgtttttgtgttctttgctttgtgtttttgatattgctttgaacttgttttattaataaatgaaagtttttataagaagtctctaaagtatcattttataatctgttttaaagAATGAAAGATGATATAAATGTATTCGTTGTGGACAGTGGGTCAAGCCACACGATCTTAAGagacaaaatatatttcataaatcTAACTCTGAAAAACACCAATATCAATACTATTGCGGGTATAGCCAGTCTCATAGAGGGCTACGGCCAGGCTAACATCCTGTTGCCTATGGGTACGCATCTTGAGATATcagatgccttatattcacccagctctaagaaaatcctattgagctttaaagacattaatgaatggttttcatattgagactaagggcgaaggaaacaaatagttccttcagatcatagaaattgcccaaggccataagaaagtcctagagttTATACATGCGCTCTCTACTGGCCTTTATTACACCAAGGTTGGTATGATAGAGGCCATTGAACAGAGTGGCCACTGAGAATTTTACTCTCTGGCACGACCGGCTTGGTCATCCTGGTTCGACCATGATGCGAAAGTTGATATAGAACACTAATGGCCATACATTGAAAGAGAAAAGAGTTGTTCCTAAGAATCTAAAGTGTATAGCATGTTCACAAGGAAAACTCATTGTTAGGCCATCACAAGTCAAAGTGACTAAGGAAACAATTAACCTTCTGGAAAGAATACAAGGAGACATCTGtagaccaatacacccaccttgtgggacgtttagatattACATGGTCCTGATTGATGCGTCCACGAGATGGCCGCACGTCTGTCTCTTATCAACTCGTAACTTGGCGTTTGTGAGATTGTTTGCTCAGATCATTCGTttgagagcacactttccagactttactttaaagactatacgtcttgataatgctggtgagttcacgtcccaagtgtttaatgaatattgtatgttcatgggggtaagtgtggaacactctgtggcacatgtccatacacagaacCGCTTAgccgaatcattcattaaacgAATACAGCTAATAGCTATACCATTTCTTATAAGTCAAAACTTCCGGTCTCAGCTTGGGGATAAGCGGTCCTGCATGCGACCGAActcatacgcatcaggccatctagtgaacataaatattcctCATTACAATTGTTTACGGGTCATaagccagacatatcccatcttaagacatttggtTGTGTTGTTTATGTACCaattgcaccaccacagagaacaaagatgggacctcaaaggaggatggggatatatgttggatatgattctccctcGATTATTaaataccttgagccaactacgggtgatttgtttaaggccatgtatgcggattgtcactttgatgaatccgaacatccaacattaAGGGGAGATAGCaataagctggtaaaaaaattacatggaattaaacatccttatcttggcaagatcctcggactcgggaatgtgatttagaagtccaaaagataatacatttacaaaagctagctaatcaattgccagattcctttgctgacccgaaaaaagtgactaagtcatatataccagctgctaatgcaccaataagaattgatgttcaagagggacacaatcaagtttctACAGAGTCTAGATAATGTTTGAAACGTAGTAGACCAacaggttccaaagataagaaccctcagaaaactaagaaaggtgcagaTAATGAACCCGAGGTTGTTGAAACCCTAGACGCGACCGCGGCCGTTCCTAAATCTCGGGACTTAGCCGCGGCCGATTCCAAAACTCTAATAGCGATCGCGGCTGATCATAAGATCTTAGTTGCGGCCAGCCCTGATGTATATAATCctgattcttgggacgccaagattcaaggtactgatggtcctgataataatgagatctcaataaatgatgtcttgtctgggatacaatggaacataaagaatgtcgacattgatgacatatttgcatacaaggtagcacttgaatttatggatttgaatgaggatcatgaacccacgtctatttatgagtgcactcaacgatcagattggatcaaatggaaagaagctataaacgtggagttaaactctttaaagaagagagatgtaTTCAGTCCAATAATAAGGACACCTTATGATGTTATACCAGTTGGATACaagtgggtctttgtgagaaatagaaacaaacaaGGTGAGGTCGttagatacaaagcacggcttgttgcacaaggattctcacagagaccaggaatcgattatgaggagacatactcccttgtggtggatgctactacttttagattccaGATAAGTCTAGCTATAAGAGATaaattagacttgcggttaatggatgttgtaactgcatacttatatggtccattggataatgagatatatatgaaagtaccagagggtatagagttgaaaaacaaatcgagtactcgagaacaacactgtattaagttgaataagtcactttatggattgaaacaattaGGTCAAATGTGGTACAATAGGCTAAGTGagtacctagagagagaaggatacaaaaatgatccgatcagcccttgtatcttcataaagaaattcggccagggctttgtgattatagcagtgtatgttgatgatttgaatatTCTAGGAACCTCTATAGAGatctcccaaacagttgaatatcttaaaaaaagaattcgagatgaaagatcttggaaaaataaagttatgtttgggattacagcttgagtacataagaTATGGattccttgtgcatcaaatggcataaAAAGGTACTCAAGACATTCAATATGGccgagtctcacccattatctaccCCCATGGCCGTGAGGTCCCTCTGCCTAGACACTGATCCGTTCCGtcctaagatggacgatgaagatgtccttggtcccgaagtgccatatctcagtgccataggagctttgatgtatATGGATAGTCACacacgaccagatatatgttttgccgggaatctattgtctagatttAGCTCTTGTCTAACcaaaaggcactggaacgggattaaacatgttcttcgttacctgaaAGGAgcgaaagacttgggtttattttatactaaccataacaaagaaGGGTTAGTTGtctttgctgatgcaggttatctctCAGATCCtcacaatgctcgatcacagaccgGCTACGTCTTTACTCATGGTGatacggccatatcatggcgttccatgaagcagacgatcgcggccacatcttcaaaccattcggagatcttggcgatacatgaggccagccgcgagtgtgtttggttgaggtcCATGACCCAACATGTTCGAGTTGATTGTGGGATGTCCGAAGGCAAGGACGCAccaaccgtgatgtatgaggacaatgcagcttgCATTGCTCAGCTTAAGGATGACTACATCAAAGGAGACCGGACGAAGCACAtcttgcctaagttcttcttcacgcACGAGCTACAGAAAGCCGGCGAGGTCCAAGTAGTCCAAGTGCGTTCCAGcgacaactcagccgacctgTTCACCAAATCACTTCCTACTTGCACATTCAGAAAGCTtacgcatcagattgggatgcgtaggttgaaagaccttcagtgatgttcagaacagggagagtaatacgtgttgtactcttttttcttcacCATGATTTTGTCCTACTGGATTTTCCtggtaaaattttaatgagGCAGCTCtgtatggttatgacatccaagggagagtattataaatcatattgtggatgtccataaccggcccggtacataaccggcccaatgctagagagagagagagagagagacggccgcgtctcagaggagagagagagccggcggctatagagagagagaaactctagtttcctttttccttattagtttatgatttgtactatttccatatttgtgtttccttttatctctcttgtaattccctatatataaaggactctttatgtttatgaataataacAGAAACAAGAATACACAGATtctattctctagtttcacaatATAATAGCTATAATTTTAGATTATCTAACAAAGATTTAATGGACTGTGTGTTTGATTTTCGTTTGaaatggtttattttaaaaaaaaaattaagatggTTTGAATCCCGTTCTAGCGAATGTATGGGCTTTCAAATATCGAATCTCTAGaaacgaagaaaaaaaaagaagttgaagCTAAGAATTGCTCTCCGGAAAACATATAAATGTATTCAACTGCACATAAATGTACTGTTCAGTTTTTATTAAAACTCTGAATGGTGACGGACTGCACTGCATCGCTGTTAATGGTAACCAAAATCTTTACATATACTTACGtatctatatgtttttgttactattagaATCATACCACAGTTGTCCCGCATTTGTCCCGTTCGTTACCATTCGAACTTTTAGGGCTGTTCTTGAATAATGCATCCTATTGACTTAAGTTTGGTCAACcagatgtttttcttttacattgTTATGACCGGTACCTACCTTTGTTGAGATATTAGAATTggaccaaaatatttttaaatatagaagTTTATAATCTTAATTCTCAAAAATATCTCATATTATTTCAAACTGCATTGATAGAATACAAGACTATATTCACTTAACTTTTTTCATTCTCTTAATCTAGTTGGAAAGGTCCTTATAGTGCTAACTGTGAAGTGAAAACTTGGATCCTCATGTTGTAATTTACAGTTTCCTGCATTTTTTTGGGAATCTATTCATGTCCCAAACGTCGATGACAGGTTCCCAATAGAGACACATGGCTTgtggtaaaataaaaatatagttttatatttgtctTTCTCTTGGATCTCCTATATAAACACTAGTTAATTAACATTTATACTTCATCATCACCATTTGCATGATTTGATCTCATAACTCATTTCTGAGAACATTTTCGTAGCTAAGGTCAAAAATAAGCGATGACCATCACTTCAAGCTTTCTATGTTTGttgatccttcttttgttttgcCTCTCGTGTGGATATTCCCTTCATGGTTTATCTCTCTCTATTTTACTTCCCTTTTCTCTGATAAACTATTCATATTTTGAATGTCATGAATATTCGAGATATTAACCCATAGTTTATGACCTTTACGTAATAACTTGCATTATGAGAATGCCAATCgaattattatttgtttccaTTTTGTATGAAAGATAATGCATgcatgattttatatatttgtcttaaCCAGAACGTATCTAATATGtgtcatattttatttcatcaGGAGATAAGAATGAAAAGTCAAGTGTTAACGTTGTTTCAAATGCAAAGGTATACTATTCACGTTCCAAATGTTTACTTCTATGTTTTCTTTGAGTAGTGAATAATACATACGTACTACTTTAATATATAATGGCCTCTCTTGTAGTTCTTATATGTTAATTAGTCAAGATTTAGCTAGGTTGAATCTACTCATGAACATGTATGTACTCCAGTAGTAGTATACTTTATATGAAAACTAAGAATATGTTGAATGGTGAAGCATGTTGATGGTTATGATGCAATGAAGAAGGCGAGAGTACAAGGAAGAAGTGGAGAAGAGTTTAGTAAGGAGACGACAAAGATGAAGATAAATCCGAAGAAGCCAATAGAGAAGGAGACAGGTGTTGAGGAAGAGGATGATCTCGTTGCCTACACTGCTGATTACTGGAAACCAAGGCACCATCCTCCCAAAAACAACTGACGAgatttatcttatatttatataaaagacCCAACAAAATGATCCTCcctattaaatattaatcaaatatcaGTATAAGAtattatacatacatatatatgggTAATTTGTAATTTTGTGAGCTGTGTTTGTAATATCGTtatattcattatatatatagaaatgtgGTATATGTATAACCAAGTGGTGTTATCTCAATGGTTTCATTTTGTCATTGGTGGATGTTGtcacaaacacacataaaacttGCTTGTAGTAAAAAAATGATTGAATATTTGCAGAGTTCCAAGTTTTGTTGTAATCTTTTCTTCGATACATTGTATATAATAGACTTCTTACATCCGAAAATCGTCAGaggaaaccaaaacaaaaaaaaatgatggggATTGGTACAcaaaaaatgaatcaaacattGACAAGATATGTTCTTACATCAAGAACAACAACCTTACAAGATGTCACAGTCAAGAACAGGCTCAGACTCTTGAGTCCCATCCCAGAAAACTGAAGTAACAAAAATAAGCCTAACACATGAAGCTTGATTAGTTATATACCCTTTTCCCCATTTGAACCCATTCATCAACACTACTGTACAATGCAGATTTGGACCACGGGGTTTACCTTCAGAAGAACTTCAACAAGACAATACGGCTTTAGACTCGAGAAGCAAAACCACCAATGACAGCTTTGTGTTTGTAGAGAGAAAGTCAAAAGCTGCTTTGCACGGTGCTTGATCAACAGTAAGAATTAATCATTCGATGATAAATGGACAACAAAGAGGAAGTATCTATAAGAACAATAAAACCAATGATCAAGAAACATCACTAACAGCGATCCATTGAAGAAGCTAATGCGACAGCGATACAATTGGTGGCCGATGGTACCATCCAGTAGCTAAAATTAATCTGCTAATAAAGCATCAGTTAATTAGCAAAGCAACttgtttggtttattattttacaataaCATTTAAACTAATGAAAGTTACCTCTTCATGTGACAGTTTCTCTACTGAAGTGTGCCTTCGCCAGCTAGCTAGCACATAAGATGAGACAATAACTTTTCAAGGCAATAAACCTGCTTTAATTGTCCAAGCAAGCACATCTGATGACTTGATCATCACCCTGCAGATATCTAAATCAGGCGAAACTCCCCGTGATAACATCAGGCAGAAGAAGAACTTAGCCTCCTTTGCCAATCCTCTCCTACACAGACGATTGATCACCGCACTGTAATCCCTAACAGAAACATCGAATCCTCTATCTAGCACCTGACAAAACAGCTTCACCGCCACTTCAGGATCACCTTTTACACAATGCGCCTTGATCAGTGTAGCATAAGCAAATTTCGATAAACTAGCATCCCTCTCCTGAAGCGAACAGAGAAACCTCTCAGCATCCTTTAAGTAACCGTAGAAACAAAGGCCGTTGATTAGAATATCATAAGTGGCAGGCGTGGGCTCAAGGTTTCGAGATTTCATTTCTTCGAATAACTCAAACGCTCTGAACAAATCTTTAGCCCTGCATAGATGCTGAATAACAGTGTTGTAAGTGATCTGATCTGGAGTTACACCTTCGGAAGCCATGTCCCGCAGTACCTGGTTGTATTTCTCGATTTTCTGGCCTATGCAAAGTCCTTTGATGATCACAGAGTATGTGAAGTTGGTCGGTGAGATCCCATTCGCTTTCATCTCACGGCGCAACTCGTCTACCTTTTCAGTATCTCCACAGTTAGCATATGCATTCATCAGAGTTGTGTAACTCACAGCGCTTGGAACCAAGTTATATAACTTGATGACATCCAAGACCTTTCTAGCCTCAGCTATGTTCTGAGTCTTGCAATAACCGTGAATCAAAGAATTGAAAGTGGCGACATTCGGAGTTATCCCACTCTCTGTCACTAATCTGAATAACTCTAACGCCTCCTCAATGCAACCAGACTTTGCATACCCATCAATAACGATATTGTACAGGATAATATCAAGTGTGCAGCCGGTTGAGATCAGAGAATTCAAAAGCGCTCTTGCCTCAAGTATCATCCCTTTCCGACATAAACCAAGCAGCATAGCACCATGCGTCCTCGAATTCGGGAGTATTCTTTTGGAACACATCTCGTCGTAAAGCCAAATAGCCAAATCAAGCTCTCCTAATCTACACAAGCCAtgaatcacaatagaatacgcCACGAAATCAGGTCTTACACCATTGGCTTTCATTCTATAGAACAGCGAGAAAGCTTCTTCGATCCGTCCTGTTTTACATAAACCGCTGAGCATCACACTGCAGGGGATGACGCTGTTCAACTCAAACCCTCTCGACAACATATCCTTCAGCAGTCTCAAGCCCTTGTCTATGTTCCCTAACTGGCAATGACCACATAGTAATATCGTGTATGTAATAACATCAGGAGTCAAACCTTTATCAAGCATCTGTTGAATGACCTCCCAAACCCATTTGATCATACCGAGGAGATGAAACCCTTTCGCAAGAATATTGTACGTCACGGTATCAGGCTCCACTCCGTGGATACTCATATCACCAGCCAGTTCCAAAGCTTCTCCGATTGAACCAGCTAGACAGAGTCCGTTGATGAGTATGTTGTGGCTATGTACACTAGGAACCAATCCGCATTTCAAAACTGTACAGAGAAACGACTTGGCCGTATCTACAAAACCTAATTTACAGTAAGCTGACATTATACTATTGAAAGAAACTACAGAGGGGCCAATGTCTTTCCACTGGGAAGTCCGGAGGAAAGAAACTGCGTCTTCTAGCTTTTGTTGGCGACACAATCCATCTACAACTGTTGAGTACGTGTGCTCGTTCTTAGACTCGATGGCCTTGTACAGATCCCACATCTTATCTGTTTCTCTCAAGTTGTACAAGATTGAGTTGTATGCTTGTGTAGAGACACTCAAGTTCAGATCCCTCATCTTCTCCAGTATATAAAGAGAATCATCAACCATTTTGGATCTCGATGAGAGAAACAGCAACATATCCCAAACTACGTTGGTAGAATCCCACTTCCTGAAGCTAGTAGAGAGAAGCTCACATAGCGAAAATGCTGAACCAGAGCCTAAAAGAAAAAGCAATAAGGTCATATTCAGGTaacaaacgaagaagaagatttcTACATTACACAACTCTAAAGGTTCCTCTTTTATACAAAAGCTCTAAGCATTAAGCGAAATTGAACAACTTGCCTTCTTCTTGGAGGAGCTCTTCCAAAACCACTTGAAGCTCTTTGAAACGTCTTTGACCGGCTAAGATATGCGAAACCAACAACGAGGAGAGCCTCGAGTGGCGAAACCCATAAACATCTTTCAGCTCTTtgaaaaaccaaaccgaaagaTCCGAACTTTCACCCATCAATTCACACATGATCTCTTCGACGTGGACCTGCTTCAACTCCGAAGCCAAGCTTCGAAACTGACGCCCGTGGAGATACTCCCGGAACCCGATCTTCTTCATCCCGAAGAGAATCTCTCGACGGAAGTAATCTCTCTGATCCGATGCGAAATTGGCTGCGGAAAGCGGCTCGTCGTCGAGTTTCGCGACGGAGGAGGAGGGTTTAGTGGATGAGAGGGAAGAGAAAGGAGAGAGGACACGGGACAATTTGCTTGGATTGAATGCAATCCATCTGCAGATCATGGAATTTGGGAATTAGGGTTTGCCAATTCGGGAGACTCCCTTGTCGTTTCCAGAGAAAATTTAGAGAATTGAGAGTCGCCGGAGAGAAAAATTTGTTTTCCCGGAAAGTTTGGGAGGGCAGAGACGGAGAAGACGACAAGGGTTTTAAGATTTTcgggtttatgatttaaaacCTAATTCCGGTTTTCAACTAACCGAATCTATTATCCGTTCCGGTTCTATTTCTAGAGCGGTTTCAAAATCATTGGTACAGTACTGTCCGTCTACACGGATAGTTAGTTATATACACATCAATTTACCCCTCTGTTTACATGCAATAACATCCATTTAACTAATTTAGACAAACTAAACATATATACGTAGAGAGAGATGAGCCTTCTTTGTCTGAAATAGGCGAAACGTTGATGTCTCTTTAAAATCAACATGCAGCAGCAAAGAGTAGAAGCTAAGAATAATCCTCTTTTACGATTATTTAATTTACTTTATTTGATTAAATCCTTTTTATTTCATCACTAAAAGATTTGGCGAGTGCGAGCTAGACTATTGTGGTTTTTAAACAGCATCTTATTCCAAGATTAGCAGTTTTTCATCACAAAATTAAAAGTTACAGAACTTATATTTGTTATACATCCATTCATGCATGTATCATACTCAAATTTGATTATACATCTATCAATTAGTGTTTCAAATCAAATACACAAAGAGAACTctaacaaattaaatattaaagttGATGGATTCCAAAAGGTAATAAGATGGATCACTTCACCAGCTTGGTTGTCTGTCACCTTTCTTGATACATGCATTAGATCTAAAACACCTTAAATATATATTGCAAAATCGTGCCATGTCTTTTTCAacttaaataaatttcattacCAAGAGATACATGAAACTGCCGTTTCTTTATACACTAGTGGAGGAATTATTCAAATATGGTAAAATTTCACAAACATGAAATCTACATTTCACCAACTTAGGTGTAGTTACTTCTATCGAGCTATTGATCTCCATTTTTTGGTGCACTGCTCTCCCTATAAGTACCTGTGatcatcttttgtttttatttactcTATGAACCAAACATGTACAAAGCAAGCCCTAATAGAAGAGCCATCTTGGAGAAAAGTAAGAGTGTAAGAGAAAAGGAGACTAAGCAAACATCAAATTTCTTTGCCAAACACTTAAAGAGGATATATCCGATCACGCTACAACGTagtacttcttcttctttctcactCTCTTCCATATCTCTATCACTCTCTCAAAACTCCACCGATTCCTCTGCCACGGATTCAACTTCCACGTTAGAACAAAGGATCTCTCTAGCACTCGGTTTAATATCATCTCCTCGTAGAAGAGAAACATTTGTTCCTAAAACTATTCCGCGACAACAAGAACAACGTCTACATGAGGATTTCAATAGTGATGAACCAAAGAGGTGTAATTGGATCACCAAGAAAAGTGGTAAGATCATTGAGAAATGTCCTAAACTAA
This region of Brassica napus cultivar Da-Ae chromosome C5, Da-Ae, whole genome shotgun sequence genomic DNA includes:
- the LOC106431581 gene encoding protein GOLVEN 5, with amino-acid sequence MTITSSFLCLLILLLFCLSCGYSLHGDKNEKSSVNVVSNAKHVDGYDAMKKARVQGRSGEEFSKETTKMKINPKKPIEKETGVEEEDDLVAYTADYWKPRHHPPKNN
- the LOC106431580 gene encoding putative pentatricopeptide repeat-containing protein At1g13630, producing the protein MICRWIAFNPSKLSRVLSPFSSLSSTKPSSSVAKLDDEPLSAANFASDQRDYFRREILFGMKKIGFREYLHGRQFRSLASELKQVHVEEIMCELMGESSDLSVWFFKELKDVYGFRHSRLSSLLVSHILAGQRRFKELQVVLEELLQEEGSGSAFSLCELLSTSFRKWDSTNVVWDMLLFLSSRSKMVDDSLYILEKMRDLNLSVSTQAYNSILYNLRETDKMWDLYKAIESKNEHTYSTVVDGLCRQQKLEDAVSFLRTSQWKDIGPSVVSFNSIMSAYCKLGFVDTAKSFLCTVLKCGLVPSVHSHNILINGLCLAGSIGEALELAGDMSIHGVEPDTVTYNILAKGFHLLGMIKWVWEVIQQMLDKGLTPDVITYTILLCGHCQLGNIDKGLRLLKDMLSRGFELNSVIPCSVMLSGLCKTGRIEEAFSLFYRMKANGVRPDFVAYSIVIHGLCRLGELDLAIWLYDEMCSKRILPNSRTHGAMLLGLCRKGMILEARALLNSLISTGCTLDIILYNIVIDGYAKSGCIEEALELFRLVTESGITPNVATFNSLIHGYCKTQNIAEARKVLDVIKLYNLVPSAVSYTTLMNAYANCGDTEKVDELRREMKANGISPTNFTYSVIIKGLCIGQKIEKYNQVLRDMASEGVTPDQITYNTVIQHLCRAKDLFRAFELFEEMKSRNLEPTPATYDILINGLCFYGYLKDAERFLCSLQERDASLSKFAYATLIKAHCVKGDPEVAVKLFCQVLDRGFDVSVRDYSAVINRLCRRGLAKEAKFFFCLMLSRGVSPDLDICRVMIKSSDVLAWTIKAGLLP